Proteins encoded within one genomic window of Jiangella mangrovi:
- a CDS encoding lytic murein transglycosylase, which produces MATSGVLCLGGAAGLPGPSELVASSEYPDEGGPDDIYHGRGDAIISSDPTDGQASVTVVVDNAAQAAGFVVPSSPSPGVVTQTLASGLGIPGMVLEAYQSAAAKMTLQNPSCGIRWEILAGIGKIESGHANGGQVAANGDVVPRIVGPALDGNGFAAIGDSDGGRWDGDTVWDRAVGPMQFIPGTWKTYGVDGNGDSVVDPHNIFDATLAAAEYLCASGENLATDPGLRAALFRYNPSTAYVNNVMAWIRSYDNGSGYVTETPGPGPAGPPPPPPSSDAPNPTGSPSPTPPGTTPPDPEPTTPPVKPPTKPPTKPPVFTPPPGDEGGTDGGDATGDVGTDGGDATGDVGTDGGDATGDVGTDGGDATGDVGTDGGDATGDVGTDGGDATGDVGTDGGDATGDVGTDGGDATGDVGTDGGDATGADTGTDTGAETGADTGAETGADTGAEAGTEGGTESPTEEPTEDPTEPPSEDPDGECPTGVDPATAEADPDCTPSDPPTATEEPTPTDSPSPTSAETPNTASPTPRVTSQRRRWFRPAGRR; this is translated from the coding sequence GTGGCTACGTCCGGGGTGCTCTGCCTCGGGGGAGCGGCGGGTTTACCGGGTCCGAGTGAGCTGGTCGCCTCGTCGGAGTACCCCGACGAGGGCGGGCCGGACGACATCTACCACGGCCGCGGCGACGCCATCATCTCCAGCGACCCGACCGACGGTCAGGCCTCTGTCACGGTGGTCGTCGACAATGCAGCGCAGGCCGCCGGCTTCGTGGTCCCGTCGTCGCCGTCGCCGGGGGTCGTGACGCAGACCCTCGCCAGTGGCCTGGGCATTCCGGGCATGGTCCTCGAGGCCTACCAGAGCGCCGCGGCGAAGATGACGCTTCAGAACCCCAGTTGCGGCATCCGCTGGGAGATCCTCGCGGGCATCGGCAAGATCGAGTCCGGGCACGCCAACGGCGGCCAGGTCGCGGCCAACGGCGACGTCGTGCCGCGTATCGTCGGCCCCGCCCTCGACGGCAACGGCTTCGCCGCCATCGGCGACAGCGACGGCGGCCGCTGGGACGGCGACACCGTCTGGGACCGCGCCGTCGGGCCCATGCAGTTCATCCCCGGCACCTGGAAGACCTACGGCGTCGACGGCAACGGCGACAGCGTCGTCGACCCCCACAACATCTTCGACGCCACCCTCGCGGCGGCCGAGTACCTGTGCGCCAGCGGCGAGAACCTCGCGACCGATCCCGGCCTGCGGGCCGCGCTGTTCCGCTACAACCCGTCCACCGCCTACGTGAACAACGTCATGGCGTGGATCCGGTCCTACGACAACGGCAGCGGCTACGTCACCGAGACCCCCGGTCCCGGCCCGGCCGGCCCGCCGCCGCCCCCGCCGTCCAGCGACGCGCCCAACCCGACCGGCTCGCCGAGCCCGACGCCGCCCGGCACCACGCCGCCCGACCCCGAGCCCACCACGCCGCCGGTCAAGCCGCCGACGAAGCCCCCGACGAAGCCCCCGGTGTTCACCCCGCCGCCGGGCGACGAGGGCGGCACCGACGGCGGCGACGCCACGGGTGACGTCGGGACCGACGGTGGCGACGCGACCGGTGATGTCGGCACGGACGGTGGCGATGCGACCGGTGATGTCGGGACCGACGGTGGCGACGCGACCGGTGATGTCGGGACCGACGGTGGCGACGCGACCGGTGATGTCGGGACCGACGGTGGCGACGCGACCGGTGATGTCGGCACGGACGGTGGCGACGCCACGGGTGATGTCGGGACCGACGGTGGCGACGCGACCGGTGATGTCGGCACCGATGGCGGCGACGCGACCGGCGCTGACACGGGCACCGACACCGGAGCGGAGACCGGCGCCGACACGGGCGCCGAGACCGGCGCTGACACCGGGGCCGAGGCCGGCACCGAAGGCGGCACCGAGTCGCCGACGGAAGAGCCGACGGAGGACCCGACCGAGCCGCCGTCCGAGGACCCCGACGGCGAGTGCCCCACCGGCGTCGACCCGGCGACCGCTGAGGCCGACCCCGACTGCACGCCGTCCGACCCGCCCACGGCGACCGAGGAGCCGACCCCGACCGACTCGCCGTCGCCGACCTCGGCCGAGACGCCCAACACCGCCTCGCCGACGCCTCGGGTCACCAGCCAGCGCCGCCGCTGGTTCCGGCCGGCCGGCCGCCGCTGA
- a CDS encoding PaaI family thioesterase has protein sequence MTERADGGAPAVDYDDQATILKLLPRAPLDERMGIEYVEVRPERVVARMPVAGNTQPYGLLHGGASCVLAESVGSVAAMLHGYPDRIAVGVDINATHHRGVREGHVTAVATPLHRGRGAASYEIAITGDDGVRVCTARLTCFLRPAPGGGDGVLPGTGAPGAAPSAG, from the coding sequence ATGACCGAACGGGCGGACGGCGGCGCGCCCGCCGTCGACTACGACGACCAGGCCACCATCCTGAAGCTGCTGCCGAGGGCGCCGCTCGACGAGCGCATGGGCATCGAGTACGTCGAGGTGCGCCCCGAGCGTGTGGTCGCGCGGATGCCCGTCGCCGGCAACACCCAGCCGTACGGCCTGCTGCACGGCGGAGCGTCCTGCGTGCTCGCCGAGAGCGTCGGCTCGGTCGCGGCCATGCTGCACGGCTACCCGGACCGCATCGCCGTCGGCGTCGACATCAACGCCACCCACCACCGGGGCGTCCGCGAGGGGCACGTCACCGCCGTCGCCACTCCCCTGCACCGCGGCCGCGGCGCCGCCAGCTACGAGATCGCCATCACGGGCGACGACGGCGTCCGCGTCTGCACCGCACGGCTCACCTGCTTCCTGCGCCCCGCACCCGGCGGCGGCGACGGCGTGCTGCCGGGGACGGGCGCTCCTGGCGCCGCGCCCTCGGCGGGCTGA
- a CDS encoding lipopolysaccharide biosynthesis protein, producing MPQLASRLLGAGRSSAGLLAVGTSVGNLLGYALTVAAARSLGPHEFGAFSALLALIIVGNVAALAVQATTARAAATGRPVAPAVRSGLILAVVIGVALTALSPVAESVLQLPSALPAVAAAVAIAALTATAPSLGIIQGQERFGPLAALVTIQAALRVGGGLVGMALDPTATSALIGIALGFVAAGVVAWFVARPAGSALLSLRGGFAARATLSSGAMLLGFVVLTNIDVILARHVLSPEASGLYAAGSIFTKIAFWLPQFVPMLAFPALADPARRRSAVSLGVAAVAGCGVALTGLSWLLAGVAVSVVAGPSYDEVVPWVAGFAGLGALYALAHLLVYAHLARRDRWTTGVLWAALAAYVLVVEVWASSLAGVLVPGLVAAALIVLWGLGRERLGAGSRSTRTGTTPPEAADAAASPLH from the coding sequence GTGCCTCAGCTCGCCAGCCGCCTGCTCGGTGCCGGGCGCAGCTCAGCCGGGCTGCTCGCCGTCGGCACCAGCGTGGGCAACCTCCTCGGGTATGCCCTGACGGTCGCGGCCGCGCGCAGCCTCGGACCGCACGAGTTCGGCGCGTTCAGCGCCCTGCTCGCGCTGATCATCGTCGGGAACGTCGCGGCACTGGCGGTCCAGGCGACGACGGCGCGCGCTGCGGCGACCGGGCGGCCGGTCGCGCCCGCGGTGCGGTCCGGCCTGATCCTCGCCGTCGTCATCGGGGTCGCCCTGACGGCGCTGAGCCCGGTCGCGGAGTCGGTGCTGCAGCTGCCGTCGGCCCTGCCGGCCGTCGCGGCGGCGGTCGCGATCGCGGCGCTGACGGCGACGGCGCCCTCGCTCGGGATCATCCAGGGGCAGGAGCGGTTCGGGCCGCTTGCCGCGCTGGTGACGATCCAGGCCGCGCTGCGGGTCGGCGGCGGCCTGGTCGGCATGGCCCTGGACCCGACGGCGACCTCGGCGCTGATCGGGATCGCGCTGGGATTCGTGGCGGCCGGCGTCGTGGCCTGGTTCGTCGCCCGGCCGGCCGGGTCGGCGCTGCTGTCGCTGCGCGGCGGGTTCGCGGCGCGGGCGACGCTGTCGTCGGGCGCCATGCTGCTCGGGTTCGTCGTGCTGACCAACATCGACGTGATCCTCGCCCGGCACGTCCTGTCCCCCGAGGCCAGCGGCCTGTACGCGGCCGGCTCGATCTTCACCAAGATCGCCTTCTGGCTGCCGCAGTTCGTCCCGATGCTCGCCTTCCCGGCGCTGGCCGACCCCGCCCGGCGCCGGTCCGCGGTCTCGTTGGGGGTGGCGGCTGTGGCCGGCTGCGGGGTGGCCCTGACCGGGCTGAGCTGGCTGCTGGCGGGGGTGGCGGTGTCGGTTGTCGCCGGTCCGTCCTATGACGAGGTCGTGCCGTGGGTGGCCGGGTTCGCCGGGCTCGGGGCGCTGTACGCGCTGGCGCACCTGCTGGTCTACGCGCACCTGGCTCGCCGCGACCGGTGGACGACGGGGGTGCTGTGGGCCGCGCTGGCGGCATACGTGCTGGTCGTCGAGGTGTGGGCGTCGTCGCTGGCGGGCGTGCTGGTGCCGGGGCTGGTCGCGGCCGCGCTGATCGTCCTGTGGGGGCTCGGCCGCGAGCGGTTGGGCGCCGGATCCCGCTCGACCCGCACCGGCACGACGCCGCCCGAGGCCGCCGACGCCGCCGCCAGCCCCCTTCACTAG
- a CDS encoding glycosyltransferase: MHSPETLVEPRPLKVVLLNWRDTTHPEGGGSERYVENVAAGLAAAGHEVTFFCAAHPGAPKVERRDGYRIVRRGGKFTVYAHAVRMLASGALGRPDVVVDVQNGIPFWSRLAVRCPVVVLVHHVHREQWGVVYGPASARLGWWLESRLAPRVYRRSRYVTVSEITRTELAALGVGPERVDVVHNGTAAAPATTARRAETPRICVLGRLVPHKRVEHALRVAARLRPSRPDLRVSVIGDGWWAPRLRRTAAELGVEDITEFQGFVDERAKHDELARSWLMLAPSVKEGWGLTVVEAAQHQVPTIGYRSAGGLAESIVDGATGLLADDLDELTAATEELLADGVRRQALGRAAAARAATFTWEQTVRSWDALLRRTVAEEALERSAQRVAAITAGEPLDPHRVPVPAHAGLFFRQS, from the coding sequence GTGCATTCCCCGGAGACCCTGGTCGAACCGCGCCCTCTGAAGGTCGTGCTGCTCAACTGGCGCGACACCACTCACCCCGAGGGCGGCGGCTCGGAACGGTACGTGGAGAACGTCGCCGCCGGCCTGGCAGCCGCCGGGCACGAGGTCACGTTCTTCTGTGCGGCCCATCCGGGCGCGCCGAAGGTGGAGCGGCGCGACGGCTACCGGATCGTCCGGCGCGGCGGGAAGTTCACCGTCTACGCGCATGCGGTCCGGATGCTGGCCAGCGGGGCACTCGGGCGGCCCGACGTCGTCGTCGACGTGCAGAACGGCATTCCGTTCTGGAGCCGCCTGGCCGTCCGGTGCCCCGTGGTCGTCCTGGTCCACCACGTCCACCGCGAGCAGTGGGGGGTCGTCTACGGCCCCGCCTCGGCCCGGCTGGGCTGGTGGCTGGAGTCCCGGCTCGCGCCTCGCGTGTACCGGCGCTCCCGGTACGTCACCGTCTCGGAGATCACCCGGACGGAACTCGCCGCGCTCGGGGTCGGTCCCGAGCGAGTGGACGTCGTCCACAACGGCACCGCCGCAGCACCTGCGACGACGGCGCGGCGGGCGGAGACGCCCCGCATCTGCGTCCTCGGCCGCCTGGTGCCGCACAAGCGGGTCGAACACGCCCTGCGGGTCGCGGCCCGGCTCCGTCCGAGCCGGCCCGACCTGCGGGTCAGCGTCATCGGCGACGGCTGGTGGGCCCCTCGGCTGCGCCGGACGGCGGCCGAGCTCGGCGTCGAGGACATCACCGAGTTCCAGGGCTTCGTCGACGAGAGGGCCAAGCACGACGAGCTGGCGCGCAGCTGGCTCATGCTGGCGCCGTCGGTGAAGGAGGGCTGGGGGCTCACCGTCGTCGAGGCCGCCCAGCACCAGGTCCCGACCATCGGCTACCGGTCCGCCGGCGGCCTGGCCGAGTCGATCGTCGACGGCGCCACCGGGCTGCTCGCCGACGACCTCGACGAGCTGACCGCGGCCACCGAGGAGCTGCTGGCCGACGGCGTCCGCAGGCAGGCGCTCGGGCGGGCCGCCGCCGCCCGCGCCGCCACGTTCACGTGGGAGCAGACGGTCCGCTCGTGGGACGCGCTGCTGCGCCGCACCGTCGCCGAAGAGGCCCTGGAGCGCTCGGCCCAGCGGGTCGCCGCGATCACGGCCGGCGAGCCGCTGGATCCGCACCGAGTGCCCGTTCCGGCCCACGCCGGGCTGTTCTTCCGCCAATCGTGA
- the polA gene encoding DNA polymerase I, which produces MVAAADTPRLLLLDGHSLAYRAFYALKDANLVTTTGQHTEGVYGFTSMLINVLRDEAPTHVAVAFDVSRKTFRSEAFPEYKANRSKSPEEFSGQLDLVKEVLTALRIPYVEKDNYEADDVIATLATMAEKDGIDVSICTGDRDAFQLVSDRVTVLYPRRGVSDLSRMTPESVLEKYGLTPAQYPDFAALRGDPSDNLPNIPSVGEKTAVKWVVEFGDLNQLVERVDEVKGKAGDALRAHLGQVLTNRQLTELVRDVPIDVRIDDLTRQTWDREAVHQLFDTLQFRVLRDRLYEYLEPDTAPEAEEGFDIDAVHLGSGEVAGWLAEHLGTGRAGVSVRGHWSRGTGEITEVAVATTDGAGAWFEPSGLTPEDDAAVAAWLADPARGKVMHDSKGPMHALAARGWPLSGLSADTELVAFLALPGQRSYNLADLVLRFLHRELRAEDTGGAVQLSLDGGDEKQLGEDETVRARAVLDLAAALEAELDKKGGRTLLQEVELPLVGVLAGMERAGIAVDVDHLQSLESEFAGNVAQATEDAYDAIGRRDVNLGSPKQLQAILFDDLAMPKTKRTKTGYTTDADSLAELYAKTEHPFLAALLRHRDASKLRVTVEGLLNSVSDDGRIHTTFVQTIAATGRLSSTDPNLQNIPIRTDEGRRIREAFVVGAGCEALLSADYSQIEMRIMAHLSDDQALIEAFASGMDFHSVTASRVFDVPADEVSGGQRAKIKAMNYGLAYGLSSFGLSRQLTIPVAEAQGLMDEYFETFGGVRDYLSEVVERARMVGWTETMLGRRRYLPDLTSENRQRREMAERMALNAPIQGSAADIVKVAMLRVDQALTAEKLQSRMLLQVHDELVLEIADGEREQVEELVRREMGAAYPLRVPLDVSIGIGRTWHEAGH; this is translated from the coding sequence GTGGTTGCCGCTGCCGATACTCCCCGCCTGTTGCTCCTCGACGGTCACTCCCTGGCCTATCGGGCGTTCTACGCGCTCAAGGACGCCAATCTCGTCACGACCACGGGTCAGCACACCGAGGGTGTGTACGGCTTCACGTCCATGCTCATCAACGTGCTGCGCGACGAGGCGCCTACGCACGTGGCGGTGGCCTTCGACGTCTCGCGCAAGACGTTCCGCAGCGAGGCCTTCCCCGAGTACAAGGCCAACCGCAGCAAGTCGCCCGAGGAGTTCAGCGGCCAGCTCGACCTCGTCAAAGAGGTGCTGACGGCGCTGCGCATCCCGTACGTCGAGAAGGACAACTACGAGGCCGACGACGTCATCGCCACGCTGGCCACCATGGCCGAGAAGGACGGCATCGACGTCTCCATCTGCACCGGCGACCGCGACGCCTTCCAGCTGGTCAGCGACCGCGTGACAGTGCTCTACCCGCGCCGCGGCGTGTCCGACCTCTCCCGCATGACGCCCGAGTCGGTGCTCGAGAAGTACGGCCTCACCCCGGCGCAGTACCCCGACTTCGCGGCGCTGCGCGGCGACCCGTCGGACAACCTCCCCAACATCCCCAGCGTGGGCGAGAAGACCGCCGTCAAGTGGGTGGTCGAGTTCGGCGACCTCAACCAGCTCGTGGAACGGGTCGACGAGGTCAAGGGCAAGGCCGGCGACGCGCTGCGGGCGCACCTCGGCCAGGTCCTCACCAACCGCCAGCTCACCGAGCTGGTCCGCGACGTCCCGATCGACGTCCGCATCGACGACCTCACCCGGCAGACGTGGGACCGCGAGGCCGTCCACCAGCTCTTCGACACCCTGCAGTTCCGGGTGCTGCGCGACCGCCTCTACGAGTACCTCGAGCCCGACACCGCGCCCGAGGCCGAAGAGGGCTTCGACATCGACGCGGTGCACCTGGGCTCCGGCGAGGTGGCCGGCTGGTTGGCTGAGCACCTCGGAACCGGGCGCGCTGGGGTCTCGGTGCGCGGCCACTGGTCGCGGGGCACGGGCGAGATCACCGAGGTCGCGGTCGCCACCACCGACGGCGCCGGCGCCTGGTTCGAGCCGTCCGGCCTCACGCCCGAGGACGACGCCGCAGTCGCGGCGTGGCTGGCCGACCCCGCCCGCGGCAAGGTCATGCACGACTCCAAGGGCCCCATGCACGCGCTGGCGGCCCGCGGCTGGCCGCTCTCGGGGCTGTCGGCCGACACCGAGCTGGTGGCGTTCCTGGCGCTGCCCGGCCAGCGCTCGTACAACCTCGCCGACCTCGTGCTGCGCTTCCTGCACCGCGAGCTGCGGGCCGAGGACACCGGCGGCGCCGTGCAGCTCTCGCTCGACGGCGGCGACGAGAAACAGCTGGGCGAGGACGAGACCGTCCGGGCCCGCGCCGTCCTCGACCTCGCCGCCGCGCTCGAGGCCGAGCTGGACAAGAAGGGCGGCCGCACCCTGCTGCAAGAGGTCGAACTGCCGCTGGTCGGCGTACTGGCCGGCATGGAGCGGGCCGGCATCGCCGTCGACGTCGACCACCTGCAGTCGCTCGAGTCCGAGTTCGCCGGCAACGTCGCCCAGGCCACCGAGGACGCCTACGACGCCATCGGCCGCCGCGACGTCAACCTCGGCTCGCCCAAGCAGCTGCAGGCCATCCTCTTCGACGACCTCGCCATGCCGAAGACGAAGCGCACCAAGACCGGCTACACCACCGACGCCGACTCCCTGGCCGAGCTGTACGCCAAGACCGAGCACCCGTTCCTCGCGGCGCTGCTGCGCCACCGCGACGCCTCGAAGCTGCGGGTCACCGTCGAGGGCCTGCTCAACTCCGTCTCCGACGACGGCCGCATCCACACCACGTTCGTGCAGACCATCGCGGCCACCGGGCGGCTGTCGTCCACCGACCCGAACCTGCAGAACATCCCCATCCGCACCGACGAGGGCCGGCGCATCCGCGAGGCGTTCGTGGTCGGCGCCGGCTGCGAGGCGCTGCTCAGCGCCGACTACAGCCAGATCGAGATGCGCATCATGGCGCACCTCTCCGACGACCAGGCGCTCATCGAGGCGTTCGCGTCGGGCATGGACTTCCACTCCGTCACCGCGTCGCGGGTGTTCGACGTCCCGGCCGACGAGGTCAGCGGCGGCCAGCGGGCCAAGATCAAGGCGATGAACTACGGCCTGGCCTACGGCCTGTCGTCGTTCGGGCTGTCGCGGCAGCTGACCATCCCGGTCGCCGAGGCGCAGGGCCTCATGGACGAGTACTTCGAGACGTTCGGCGGCGTCCGCGACTACCTCAGCGAGGTGGTCGAGCGCGCCCGCATGGTCGGCTGGACCGAGACCATGCTCGGCCGACGCCGTTATCTCCCTGACCTCACCAGCGAGAACCGGCAGCGCCGCGAGATGGCCGAGCGCATGGCCCTCAACGCGCCCATCCAGGGGTCCGCGGCCGACATCGTGAAGGTCGCCATGCTCCGCGTCGACCAGGCGCTGACGGCCGAGAAGCTCCAGTCGCGCATGCTGCTGCAGGTGCACGACGAGCTCGTCCTCGAGATCGCCGACGGCGAGCGCGAGCAGGTCGAGGAGCTGGTGCGCCGCGAGATGGGCGCGGCCTATCCGCTGCGCGTGCCGCTCGACGTCTCCATCGGAATCGGGCGAACCTGGCACGAGGCGGGCCACTGA